From Pseudoalteromonas sp. DL-6, one genomic window encodes:
- a CDS encoding helix-turn-helix transcriptional regulator, with protein MNEDLDNHIHKLRLQHKISQQELADAIGVSRKTISTVETGRFTPSVVIALKIAAYFAISVEQIFTLK; from the coding sequence ATGAATGAAGATTTAGATAATCATATTCACAAACTTCGATTACAGCATAAAATATCTCAGCAAGAGTTAGCGGATGCCATAGGCGTTTCTAGAAAAACTATTAGTACAGTAGAAACCGGGCGTTTTACACCGTCGGTGGTTATTGCACTAAAAATAGCGGCTTATTTCGCTATTTCTGTAGAGCAAATATTTACTTTAAAATAA
- a CDS encoding multifunctional CCA addition/repair protein, with amino-acid sequence MQQSLKQVYLVGGAVRDKLLNIQSKDNDYVVIGETPETMEALGFLPIGSDFPVYLHPNTKEEYALGRTERKSGKGYTGFVVDASPNVTLEEDLARRDLTINSMALDENGTIIDPFNGQADLKNKILRHTTQAFVEDPVRVLRIARFLARYGSDWSIHPSTTALMHELKNKGELEHLVPERVWLETEKALGEKHPELYFQALDGLGIFPEIEQMKNTPQSANHHPEGDVFVHTMLVLRRAADLGFNLETRFAALTHDFGKALSYKKRGNLRGHEREGVAVVEAFCERLKVPNRFRDIGVLTSDNHTLCHTLEQLRPQTIHKLIVTNLNALVHPERFIAFTQACQCDAQGRGETLVDKPYPQAAKLRAIHNELQKMDKKQIVQDALKSGKKGPEIGETVKQAEIDCIKAFLSDEPSTVS; translated from the coding sequence GTGCAACAGAGTTTAAAGCAAGTTTACCTAGTGGGTGGAGCAGTGCGAGATAAACTGCTAAACATACAATCAAAAGATAATGACTATGTTGTTATTGGTGAAACGCCAGAGACAATGGAAGCGCTCGGATTTTTACCCATTGGCAGCGATTTTCCGGTTTACTTACACCCAAACACTAAAGAAGAATATGCACTAGGGCGCACTGAGCGTAAAAGTGGTAAAGGTTATACCGGCTTTGTGGTGGATGCCAGCCCAAACGTAACTCTTGAAGAAGATTTAGCACGCCGAGATTTAACCATTAACTCTATGGCACTAGATGAAAACGGCACTATTATTGATCCATTTAATGGTCAAGCTGATTTAAAAAATAAAATACTGCGTCACACCACCCAAGCATTTGTAGAAGACCCTGTTCGGGTATTGCGTATTGCTCGCTTTTTAGCGCGTTATGGTAGCGACTGGTCTATTCATCCAAGTACTACTGCATTAATGCATGAGCTTAAAAATAAAGGCGAGTTGGAACATCTAGTACCAGAGCGAGTCTGGCTTGAAACAGAAAAAGCGCTTGGCGAAAAACACCCTGAGCTTTATTTCCAAGCATTAGATGGGTTAGGTATTTTTCCTGAAATAGAGCAGATGAAAAACACCCCGCAGTCGGCAAATCATCATCCCGAGGGCGATGTGTTTGTCCATACCATGCTAGTGCTTAGACGAGCAGCCGATTTAGGCTTTAACCTAGAAACGCGGTTTGCCGCCTTAACCCATGATTTTGGTAAAGCACTAAGCTATAAAAAACGGGGTAATTTACGTGGCCATGAACGTGAAGGGGTTGCTGTAGTTGAGGCCTTTTGTGAACGTTTAAAAGTGCCTAATCGCTTTCGTGATATAGGCGTGCTTACCAGTGATAACCATACCCTTTGCCACACGCTTGAACAGTTAAGACCGCAAACTATTCATAAATTAATCGTCACTAATTTAAATGCGCTAGTGCATCCAGAGCGTTTTATTGCCTTTACTCAAGCCTGCCAGTGTGATGCACAAGGACGAGGCGAAACGTTGGTGGATAAGCCCTATCCACAAGCCGCTAAATTACGTGCTATTCACAATGAACTACAAAAAATGGATAAAAAACAGATAGTGCAAGACGCGCTTAAAAGCGGCAAAAAGGGCCCCGAAATAGGCGAAACGGTCAAACAGGCAGAAATAGACTGCATTAAAGCGTTTTTAAGCGATGAGCCAAGTACGGTAAGCTAA
- a CDS encoding murein transglycosylase domain-containing protein, whose amino-acid sequence MKKYAFILLLVGLSGCKSLSGLPPVVDLNKLVKQVKNDPTDVVAIHKQAQKTHRSIKAQVGSVKQLLAALESVVGRKWGKQNTQQPSAKKYVKYSNDYQARAIIDFEQGTVKVETIALKNTISLLQQAIVMTLLTSSDPDKTDIFTSEAPILEGEPFLYQQVLDQDKLPIKYSWRANRFARYLVNNNLKKQRQYGHVISSVSFDLVEQNAHLRKQKYSAYVLAAAKKYQISAALIYAIIETESSFNPHAVSSSNAYGLMQVIPATAGRDVYQKIKKVSGQPTKAVLFNPKHNIDIGSAYLSILKNNYLNKISTDKSKHFAMISSYNGGAGNVLRIFNKNRSVAFSQINQLTASQFYNILTTKHSRAESRRYLYKVTKAEKNYQ is encoded by the coding sequence GTGAAAAAGTATGCGTTTATACTTTTGCTAGTTGGCTTAAGTGGCTGTAAATCGCTGTCAGGTTTACCACCCGTTGTTGATTTAAATAAACTGGTAAAGCAAGTAAAAAACGATCCTACTGACGTGGTTGCAATTCACAAGCAAGCACAAAAAACACACCGTTCTATTAAGGCACAGGTTGGTAGCGTAAAACAGCTTTTAGCCGCATTAGAAAGCGTTGTTGGGCGCAAGTGGGGTAAACAAAACACTCAGCAACCTAGTGCCAAAAAATACGTAAAATACAGTAATGATTACCAAGCTCGTGCCATTATTGATTTTGAGCAAGGCACTGTAAAAGTAGAAACCATCGCGTTAAAAAATACAATAAGCTTGTTACAGCAGGCCATTGTTATGACCTTACTGACCTCTAGCGATCCCGATAAAACCGATATTTTTACCAGCGAAGCGCCCATTTTAGAAGGTGAGCCGTTTTTATACCAACAAGTGCTCGATCAAGATAAGTTACCCATAAAATATAGCTGGCGTGCTAATCGATTTGCGCGTTATTTAGTAAATAATAACTTAAAAAAGCAACGTCAATATGGGCACGTTATTTCGTCGGTTAGTTTTGATTTAGTCGAGCAAAATGCCCATTTAAGAAAGCAAAAGTACAGTGCTTATGTGCTGGCGGCTGCAAAAAAATATCAAATATCGGCAGCACTTATTTATGCCATTATTGAAACCGAAAGTAGCTTTAATCCACATGCGGTGAGTTCATCCAATGCCTATGGATTAATGCAAGTGATCCCGGCTACCGCAGGGCGCGATGTATACCAAAAAATAAAAAAAGTATCCGGGCAACCAACCAAAGCTGTATTGTTTAATCCAAAACATAATATTGATATTGGCAGCGCCTATTTAAGTATTTTAAAAAATAACTACTTAAACAAAATTAGTACCGACAAAAGTAAGCACTTTGCCATGATCTCGTCTTATAACGGCGGGGCGGGTAATGTACTGCGCATATTTAATAAAAATAGAAGTGTGGCGTTTTCACAAATAAATCAGCTTACTGCAAGCCAGTTTTATAATATTCTCACCACTAAGCACTCACGTGCAGAATCAAGACGCTATTTATACAAAGTCACTAAAGCAGAAAAAAACTATCAGTAA
- a CDS encoding DUF1543 domain-containing protein — protein MQLFMVYLGGRIQGCHIEMHDVRFVVGQNIEQTYSKLKSQWVGDKNSVHMDSYMAVNHIDGYKVEVVDSYVEQNKQLYFVNLGAYRSDSLAEQHDFALYVASSSEEAKQRAKNDLLAGLSHLHKDDLHDVDDCFAIDLLDSQLNIKLTPSGQAQTIKPDWFGYHVL, from the coding sequence ATGCAGTTATTTATGGTGTATTTAGGTGGGCGTATTCAAGGTTGCCACATAGAAATGCACGACGTACGCTTTGTGGTAGGTCAAAACATTGAGCAAACTTATAGCAAGCTTAAAAGTCAGTGGGTAGGCGACAAAAATAGCGTACACATGGATAGCTACATGGCGGTTAATCACATTGATGGTTATAAAGTCGAGGTAGTTGATAGTTATGTAGAGCAAAATAAGCAGCTTTATTTTGTTAACTTAGGTGCTTACAGAAGCGACTCACTAGCAGAGCAACACGACTTTGCTTTGTATGTTGCCAGTAGTAGTGAAGAAGCAAAACAGCGCGCTAAAAATGATTTACTCGCAGGGCTTAGCCATCTACATAAAGATGATTTACATGACGTTGATGATTGCTTTGCTATAGATTTACTCGATAGCCAGCTTAATATTAAACTAACCCCAAGTGGTCAAGCACAAACAATTAAACCTGACTGGTTTGGTTATCATGTATTATAA
- a CDS encoding sigma 54-interacting transcriptional regulator yields the protein MSVTLPSSAKVLLVDDDASLLQLLAIRIQSKGYEVTTCDSGMNALQILKSQVFDAVITDLRMDEMDGMALHRQLQSRYPALPVIMMTAHGSIPDAVEATKQGIFAFITKPVDKDELFDSLVKAIEIHGVNNDDITPQSNIVTRSGAMLHLLEQVKLLGPTQVNVLISGASGTGKELLAQAIHQHSHVSDGPFVAINCGAVPGELLESELFGHKKGAFTGAVKDHQGLFQQAQGGTLFLDEIGDMPLNLQVKLLRVLQEKTIRPVGFQEEIPINVRIVSATHKNLPEAISNQEFREDLYYRLNVVNLKLPPLRERREDISLLANFFSANIAKRMEQKEKRFANDAMHALVRYDWPGNIRQLQNVVEQVVALTPSDVISEHLVLSALNSNENNVEPLSLNDAKKEFERDYVINTLKMAGGNVAEGAKLAKRNRSDFYKLIKKHEIDVDSLM from the coding sequence ATGTCAGTCACACTTCCATCAAGCGCTAAAGTGTTACTCGTTGATGACGATGCCAGCTTACTGCAGTTACTGGCAATTCGAATTCAATCAAAAGGTTATGAAGTAACAACCTGTGATAGTGGCATGAATGCATTACAAATACTTAAAAGCCAAGTATTTGATGCGGTGATCACCGATTTAAGAATGGATGAAATGGATGGAATGGCACTGCATCGGCAGCTGCAAAGCCGCTACCCAGCACTACCTGTAATTATGATGACGGCTCATGGTTCAATTCCTGATGCGGTAGAGGCGACTAAGCAAGGTATTTTTGCCTTTATTACTAAGCCAGTTGATAAAGATGAGCTATTCGATAGCTTAGTTAAAGCCATAGAAATACATGGGGTGAATAATGATGATATTACTCCGCAAAGCAATATTGTTACTCGCAGTGGCGCTATGCTGCATTTGCTAGAGCAAGTTAAATTACTAGGCCCTACTCAGGTAAATGTACTTATTTCTGGTGCTAGTGGTACGGGTAAGGAGCTGCTTGCACAGGCAATTCATCAGCACAGCCATGTTAGTGATGGCCCATTTGTGGCTATTAACTGTGGTGCAGTCCCTGGTGAGTTATTAGAATCGGAGTTATTTGGTCACAAAAAAGGCGCATTTACAGGGGCGGTAAAAGATCACCAAGGCCTTTTTCAGCAAGCGCAAGGGGGGACCTTATTTCTAGATGAAATTGGTGATATGCCGCTAAATTTACAAGTTAAGTTATTACGCGTGCTGCAAGAAAAAACCATTCGCCCAGTCGGTTTTCAAGAAGAAATCCCCATTAATGTGCGAATTGTTTCAGCGACCCATAAAAACTTGCCTGAAGCTATTAGCAATCAAGAGTTTAGAGAAGATTTATATTATCGTTTAAACGTAGTAAACCTCAAACTTCCTCCGCTGCGAGAGCGCCGTGAAGATATTAGCTTATTAGCTAACTTTTTTAGCGCTAATATTGCAAAACGTATGGAGCAAAAAGAAAAACGTTTTGCAAACGATGCCATGCATGCATTGGTAAGGTATGATTGGCCAGGTAATATTCGTCAATTACAAAATGTAGTGGAGCAGGTGGTTGCCTTAACACCAAGTGACGTTATATCTGAACATTTAGTGCTTAGTGCGTTAAATAGCAATGAAAATAACGTTGAGCCACTTTCGCTTAACGACGCTAAAAAAGAGTTTGAGCGAGATTACGTTATCAATACCCTGAAAATGGCAGGGGGTAATGTGGCCGAAGGTGCCAAGCTTGCCAAGCGTAATCGTTCTGATTTTTATAAGCTGATTAAAAAGCATGAAATTGACGTAGATAGCTTAATGTAA
- a CDS encoding HAMP domain-containing sensor histidine kinase, with amino-acid sequence MPAIMAEKYKALVNWRPNLIGQFVMSMLLSLLPLSIVVIVFLNVLNKQLAVTQQIVSNNYQVTKSFNALKQELNSLERATRQNWVLKSDSLDKLIVDKWQSSLDNINELKQLSSSQQSTQQWQRLTDTLKAAHTKLVVEAREQAELFVPISEILADLTMWLRETNEAKITQNQIKLTNLQASFINWLVALTPLTLLVGGGFLWRISGRLKGLTSVIDKLGQGDWQQKISVQGSAELIELGNKLQWVQAQLHMLEQQKDTFLRHVTHELKTPLASMVEGTELLADEIVGPINNEQKAVLELISQSMVRLRTMIDSLLSYNAIRTSKDNVSEVEFNQLIKKVSNHFEHRLNAREQSLIWHNSLPTVALNLPRELIEMILIQLISNGLKFSQSNQAVSISLSLESNSLIIQVADEGCGIKEHEKEYVFGAFYQGKHSKEISLQGSGLGLTIVKESVEQLQGKLTIEHNEPQGCRFNIVIPYKNKGVK; translated from the coding sequence ATGCCTGCAATCATGGCTGAAAAATATAAAGCATTGGTAAACTGGCGTCCTAATTTGATTGGCCAGTTTGTAATGAGTATGCTGTTGTCACTTTTGCCTTTGTCTATTGTGGTTATTGTATTTTTAAATGTATTAAATAAACAATTAGCGGTCACACAGCAAATTGTCAGTAATAACTACCAAGTAACCAAGTCGTTTAATGCACTTAAACAAGAGCTCAATAGTTTAGAAAGGGCAACAAGGCAAAACTGGGTTTTAAAAAGCGATTCACTTGATAAACTTATCGTGGATAAATGGCAGTCATCGCTGGACAATATAAATGAGCTTAAACAGCTTTCTAGCAGCCAACAAAGTACTCAACAATGGCAACGGTTAACAGATACGCTAAAAGCAGCGCATACCAAACTGGTGGTTGAAGCTCGTGAGCAAGCAGAGTTGTTTGTGCCAATTAGTGAAATACTGGCAGATCTAACAATGTGGTTGCGTGAAACCAATGAAGCCAAAATCACTCAAAACCAAATTAAACTGACAAATTTACAAGCCTCCTTTATAAACTGGTTAGTGGCACTTACGCCTTTAACCTTACTTGTTGGCGGTGGGTTTTTATGGCGGATAAGTGGCCGTTTAAAAGGTTTAACCTCCGTTATTGATAAATTAGGCCAAGGAGATTGGCAGCAAAAAATATCAGTGCAGGGATCAGCTGAGCTCATTGAACTAGGTAACAAGTTGCAGTGGGTGCAGGCGCAATTGCATATGCTAGAGCAGCAAAAAGATACGTTTTTACGCCATGTTACTCACGAATTAAAAACGCCTTTGGCCTCTATGGTTGAGGGCACTGAGTTATTAGCCGATGAAATTGTTGGGCCAATTAATAATGAGCAAAAAGCAGTGCTTGAGTTAATTAGTCAATCTATGGTGCGATTACGCACTATGATAGACAGCTTGTTAAGTTATAACGCGATTCGAACTAGTAAAGATAATGTTAGTGAAGTGGAATTTAACCAGCTAATAAAAAAGGTAAGTAATCATTTTGAACATAGGTTAAATGCACGAGAGCAGTCGCTTATTTGGCACAATAGCTTACCGACAGTTGCACTTAATTTACCGAGAGAATTAATTGAAATGATTTTAATTCAGTTAATCTCTAATGGTTTAAAGTTTTCACAGTCAAACCAAGCAGTGTCGATTAGCTTAAGTTTAGAAAGCAATAGCTTAATTATACAGGTCGCTGATGAGGGCTGCGGTATTAAAGAGCATGAAAAAGAATATGTTTTTGGCGCTTTTTATCAAGGTAAACACAGTAAAGAGATTAGTCTTCAAGGCAGTGGTTTAGGCCTTACCATAGTAAAAGAGTCGGTTGAACAGTTACAGGGTAAGTTAACTATTGAGCATAATGAGCCGCAAGGCTGTCGATTTAACATTGTCATCCCCTATAAAAATAAAGGAGTTAAATAA
- a CDS encoding EF-hand domain-containing protein, which produces MTKGYLKSTALIALCLTSSHLFALDVNTAFYSLDKDSNGTLSEAEAGEDALLHENFAQIDKNEDGQLSFDEFKQFVK; this is translated from the coding sequence ATGACTAAAGGTTATTTAAAATCTACTGCCTTAATAGCGTTATGTTTAACGAGTAGCCATTTATTTGCGCTTGATGTGAATACAGCATTTTACAGCCTAGATAAAGACAGCAACGGTACATTAAGCGAAGCAGAGGCCGGCGAAGATGCATTACTGCATGAGAATTTTGCACAAATAGACAAGAATGAAGACGGACAACTATCGTTCGATGAATTTAAACAGTTTGTAAAATAA
- a CDS encoding EF-hand domain-containing protein, whose protein sequence is MRILLPFIGALLFISQSAFALDVKQRFDHLDKNNDGYLTHSELAAQPQLLNSFSNWDENQDNRISLTEFKNYLTTNLY, encoded by the coding sequence ATGAGAATACTGCTTCCCTTTATTGGTGCTTTACTTTTTATCAGCCAAAGTGCATTCGCACTTGATGTAAAGCAACGCTTTGACCATTTGGACAAAAATAATGATGGATATTTAACCCACAGCGAGCTTGCTGCTCAGCCTCAGCTATTAAACTCATTTTCAAATTGGGATGAAAATCAAGACAACAGAATTTCTTTAACTGAGTTTAAAAACTACTTAACCACTAACCTGTACTGA
- a CDS encoding calcium-binding protein → MKPFHNIILLTLTVFSCMSFATSSYIAEKFEKLDRNQDGFLTRSEAASDPALWSRFGSYDRDKDAQLSLSEYSLYASK, encoded by the coding sequence ATGAAGCCTTTTCATAATATTATTTTACTAACACTGACTGTTTTTAGCTGTATGAGTTTTGCAACAAGCAGTTATATTGCCGAAAAGTTTGAAAAACTTGACCGCAACCAAGATGGCTTTTTGACTCGTTCTGAAGCTGCCAGTGATCCTGCTTTATGGTCACGTTTTGGCAGTTATGACCGTGATAAAGACGCACAATTGTCATTAAGCGAATACAGCTTGTACGCCAGTAAATAA
- a CDS encoding energy transducer TonB: MKPLYLTIPLTLLLCACSATSPENETVEKIDYIDLSSAELRDSGKDYWNIFKRVEPLYPIEAAKKGLAGCVELVTMINQEGKAQGYKILSSYPQKLFDKAAAKSLNLWKWLPAENNKNKQPILTHIRMDFMLESKDVSKKYLKNCPPTEEKFLVKGKVYKRTL, from the coding sequence ATGAAACCACTTTACCTCACAATTCCTTTAACATTACTTCTCTGCGCATGTAGTGCAACATCACCTGAGAATGAGACTGTTGAAAAAATAGACTACATTGATTTATCAAGCGCAGAACTTCGTGATTCGGGAAAAGATTACTGGAATATTTTTAAAAGAGTGGAGCCTTTATACCCCATTGAAGCTGCTAAAAAAGGGCTTGCAGGGTGTGTTGAGCTCGTAACTATGATTAATCAGGAAGGAAAGGCGCAAGGCTATAAAATACTTTCTTCATACCCTCAAAAGCTATTTGATAAAGCAGCCGCAAAATCCCTCAATTTATGGAAATGGCTTCCGGCTGAAAATAATAAAAATAAACAACCCATTCTTACGCACATTAGAATGGATTTTATGCTTGAATCTAAAGACGTTAGTAAAAAATATTTGAAAAACTGCCCCCCCACCGAAGAAAAATTTTTGGTAAAAGGAAAAGTATATAAACGTACTTTATAA
- a CDS encoding amidohydrolase — MQLKKLIKPILLVSLCGLSSVAIAQTKVIYNANGYSPLYKGKMRHGEVNTFTTLVIKDGKVVKTGPDSLKNSFPGATLIDAEGKTLLPGLIDAHGHVIGLGENLSQLDVRGAKSVDEITAKLSEFAKDKEGWIIGRGWNQELWSNTRFPTAADLDKVVNDRPVILSRVDSHAIWVNSKALELANINADTLSPTGGEIIKDEFGKPTGIFIDKAETLVTQHMPATSAQSVSNALDAAGKHLLSLGITSTHDAGIDKTTWQVYKQRAELGTLPLRIVAMLSAASPDLSAMLKAGRYQDAQDYLSIRSVKIYADGALGSRGAALIEEYADRANHFGLMLETQQKLEQLFTQTFKSGFSANTHAIGDRANKIVLDAYQNVFKQTGGILLRNRMEHAQIVSPADIPRFKTLKIIPSMQPVHATSDMHMAEQRLTDKQLQGAYAWQTFLDQGSTIAAGSDYPVELANPFDGLYSAITRMDHNQLPENGWRASEVLSREDALRAFTLGGAYAAHQEFKVGSLEQGKWADFILVDQDYFKVPIEQLYKTQVLQTWIAGKLRYQKGSAKSE; from the coding sequence ATGCAACTGAAAAAACTAATAAAACCGATATTGCTAGTAAGCCTTTGCGGCTTATCTAGTGTGGCAATAGCACAAACTAAAGTCATTTATAATGCCAATGGCTACTCACCTTTGTATAAAGGAAAAATGCGCCACGGCGAAGTAAACACATTTACAACCTTAGTCATAAAAGATGGCAAAGTTGTAAAAACCGGTCCAGACAGCTTAAAAAATAGTTTTCCCGGCGCAACCCTAATTGACGCAGAAGGTAAAACTTTACTCCCAGGGCTCATTGATGCCCACGGACATGTAATTGGCCTTGGTGAGAACTTGTCACAGCTGGATGTGCGCGGTGCTAAGTCGGTAGATGAAATAACCGCTAAGCTCAGCGAATTTGCTAAAGATAAAGAAGGTTGGATCATTGGTCGGGGCTGGAATCAAGAACTGTGGTCAAACACCCGCTTTCCTACAGCCGCTGATTTAGACAAAGTCGTTAACGATCGCCCTGTTATTTTATCGCGAGTAGATAGCCACGCTATTTGGGTTAATTCAAAAGCCCTAGAGCTTGCTAATATTAACGCTGATACATTATCACCTACTGGTGGAGAAATTATAAAAGATGAGTTTGGTAAACCCACCGGCATTTTTATTGATAAAGCAGAAACCTTGGTTACCCAGCATATGCCTGCAACGTCTGCACAATCTGTCAGTAATGCATTAGATGCCGCAGGTAAACACTTACTAAGCCTAGGTATCACCTCAACTCACGATGCAGGTATTGATAAAACCACTTGGCAAGTTTATAAACAACGCGCCGAGTTAGGCACATTACCGCTTAGAATTGTAGCGATGTTAAGTGCAGCAAGTCCAGACTTAAGCGCCATGCTTAAAGCGGGTCGTTATCAAGATGCACAAGACTATTTATCTATCCGCAGTGTAAAAATTTATGCTGATGGCGCATTAGGGTCACGCGGTGCTGCGCTTATTGAAGAATACGCTGATAGAGCCAATCACTTTGGCCTAATGCTTGAAACCCAGCAAAAGCTAGAGCAATTATTTACCCAAACCTTTAAAAGCGGTTTTAGCGCTAACACACATGCAATTGGCGATAGAGCCAATAAAATTGTGCTAGATGCCTATCAAAATGTATTTAAACAAACCGGTGGCATACTACTGCGCAATCGTATGGAGCATGCACAAATAGTTTCACCCGCAGACATTCCACGCTTTAAAACCCTGAAAATAATTCCATCTATGCAACCTGTGCATGCCACATCAGACATGCATATGGCAGAGCAGCGTTTAACCGATAAGCAACTTCAAGGCGCTTATGCTTGGCAAACATTTTTAGACCAAGGCTCAACGATTGCGGCGGGGTCTGATTACCCTGTCGAACTGGCGAACCCGTTCGATGGTTTGTATTCTGCGATAACGCGCATGGATCATAATCAACTGCCTGAAAACGGCTGGCGCGCCAGTGAAGTATTGAGCAGAGAAGATGCATTGCGTGCGTTTACCCTTGGCGGCGCGTATGCAGCGCATCAAGAGTTTAAAGTAGGAAGTTTAGAGCAAGGTAAATGGGCTGACTTTATACTGGTTGATCAAGACTATTTTAAAGTGCCTATTGAGCAGCTTTACAAAACTCAGGTGCTGCAAACATGGATTGCAGGCAAGTTACGTTACCAAAAAGGTTCAGCAAAGTCTGAGTAA
- a CDS encoding YgjV family protein — MSWEYLGYLASALLVISLTMTDVTKLRWFNLLGCIAFTFYGAAIGSVPVAFTNGLLALVNIYHIIKLYRQSKADTKKG; from the coding sequence TTGAGTTGGGAATATTTAGGTTATTTAGCATCCGCTTTATTAGTTATATCCTTGACCATGACCGATGTAACCAAACTACGTTGGTTTAATTTACTGGGCTGTATTGCGTTTACTTTTTACGGTGCAGCAATCGGCTCTGTTCCGGTGGCATTTACTAATGGCTTATTAGCTTTGGTCAATATTTATCACATTATTAAGTTATATCGTCAGTCTAAAGCTGATACAAAAAAGGGTTAA
- a CDS encoding cyclic nucleotide-binding domain-containing protein: MFQYHFSSYLVEQLLTFAGSSYQQSKKEILIQQDQPLTKLVLVRSGTVSFSYDVGNGRRLLLGQLDCNNTLIGEIEALNNNPCIYTVTCFSDVTYNLIELKHWRSLLLDKPELSLYTAQTIAAKFQENQKINLDKLLLPLSYNIAKDCLLRAENNNPTLLRAYPTVNAEAERFATTERAYRRVVSELVEKNLVQRSTQGLQAVDIPKLSDYVDSFAQL; the protein is encoded by the coding sequence ATGTTTCAATACCATTTTTCCAGTTACCTTGTTGAACAGCTGCTGACATTTGCCGGCAGTAGTTATCAGCAATCAAAAAAAGAAATATTAATACAGCAAGACCAACCACTCACTAAGTTGGTATTGGTGCGAAGTGGTACTGTATCGTTTAGTTATGATGTGGGGAATGGCCGACGCCTGCTTCTTGGTCAGCTCGACTGTAACAACACCTTAATTGGTGAAATTGAAGCACTGAATAATAACCCGTGCATTTACACGGTAACCTGCTTCAGTGATGTAACGTATAATCTTATTGAGCTAAAGCATTGGCGCTCATTATTGCTCGATAAACCAGAACTGAGTCTTTACACAGCGCAAACCATTGCCGCTAAGTTCCAAGAAAATCAAAAGATTAACTTAGATAAACTGTTACTTCCCTTAAGCTACAACATTGCTAAAGATTGCTTATTACGTGCGGAGAATAACAACCCCACTTTATTGCGTGCTTATCCTACGGTAAATGCAGAAGCAGAGCGCTTTGCAACCACTGAACGTGCATACCGACGGGTAGTGAGTGAGTTAGTAGAAAAAAACCTAGTGCAACGAAGCACTCAAGGGCTGCAAGCTGTCGATATTCCTAAACTCAGTGACTATGTAGATAGCTTTGCACAGCTTTAA
- a CDS encoding phosphoribosyltransferase family protein: MSEKCYITAQQLLEDSFRVAAQVYKDGFRPDFIIGIWRGGAPIGIAVQEYYDYKGIETDHIAVRTSSYYGIGKQSKEIKVHGLHYIVENANAGDSLLIVDDVFDSGRSIVALKEKLSELMRLNLPRDIRIACPYYKPKNSKVDTVPDYYIHESEEWLVFPHELSGLTPDEIIEGKSDLAKIHDILLEK, translated from the coding sequence ATGTCAGAAAAGTGCTATATCACGGCTCAACAATTACTTGAAGATTCATTCCGCGTAGCGGCACAAGTGTATAAAGATGGCTTTCGTCCAGATTTTATTATTGGTATATGGCGCGGTGGTGCTCCAATTGGGATTGCAGTTCAAGAATATTATGATTACAAAGGTATAGAAACCGATCATATTGCGGTGCGTACGTCGTCTTATTACGGTATTGGCAAGCAATCAAAAGAAATCAAAGTACATGGTTTACACTACATTGTTGAAAACGCGAATGCGGGTGATTCATTGTTAATTGTGGATGATGTGTTTGACTCAGGTCGTAGCATTGTAGCGTTAAAAGAGAAGCTTTCTGAGCTAATGCGTTTAAACTTACCACGTGATATTCGTATTGCTTGTCCATACTACAAGCCAAAAAATTCAAAAGTTGATACAGTGCCTGATTACTACATTCATGAATCTGAAGAATGGTTAGTATTCCCGCATGAATTATCAGGGTTAACGCCGGATGAAATTATTGAAGGTAAATCTGATTTAGCTAAAATCCACGATATTTTACTTGAAAAATAA